One window from the genome of Campylobacter concisus encodes:
- a CDS encoding carbon-nitrogen hydrolase family protein has translation MSRICALQLPTQPLSEARLDYYLKICADENARLVVLGEYVLNSFFKELISMPKSLIKEQSERKKEALFAMAKKYDLNIVAPIVNLKGKEIFKSLAKFTSTQVKLYDQQILMPYAHWNEAKFFNNTSDELNLPIFTYNKFKVGVMFGYEAHFDVCWAYMSAKKVDIVLVPTACTFFSQARWEELLKVRAFTNNVYVLRVNRVGSHKSDDTQWSFYGDSMLINPFGEVKNRLGKNEEMMIDELSKKELSEARNTWGFMQIEAKFKR, from the coding sequence ATGAGTAGAATTTGTGCTCTTCAGCTACCAACGCAGCCTTTAAGTGAGGCAAGGCTTGATTATTACCTAAAAATTTGTGCTGACGAAAACGCAAGGCTGGTTGTGCTTGGTGAATATGTGCTAAATAGCTTTTTTAAAGAGCTCATTAGCATGCCAAAAAGCCTTATAAAAGAGCAAAGCGAGCGCAAAAAAGAGGCTCTTTTTGCAATGGCAAAAAAGTATGATCTAAATATCGTTGCACCCATTGTAAATCTAAAAGGCAAGGAAATTTTTAAAAGTCTAGCTAAATTTACCTCAACACAAGTAAAGCTATATGATCAGCAAATTCTAATGCCTTACGCTCACTGGAATGAGGCGAAATTCTTTAATAACACAAGTGATGAGCTAAATTTGCCTATCTTTACATATAATAAATTTAAGGTTGGTGTCATGTTTGGTTACGAGGCGCACTTTGATGTGTGCTGGGCGTATATGAGCGCTAAAAAGGTTGATATCGTACTCGTGCCAACGGCTTGTACATTTTTCTCGCAGGCGCGCTGGGAGGAGCTTTTAAAGGTTAGAGCTTTTACAAATAACGTCTACGTGCTGCGCGTAAACCGCGTAGGGAGCCACAAGAGCGATGATACGCAGTGGAGTTTTTACGGCGACTCGATGCTTATTAATCCGTTTGGTGAAGTTAAAAATAGGCTTGGTAAAAATGAAGAGATGATGATCGATGAGCTTAGCAAAAAGGAGCTTAGTGAGGCTAGAAACACTTGGGGCTTTATGCAGATAGAGGCTAAATTTAAAAGATAA
- the xseB gene encoding exodeoxyribonuclease VII small subunit translates to MEQKEQSFEEKLALADKILNDLNKDDVSLENSIKLHEQGKKLLNEAREILENAKLSIKQVDDE, encoded by the coding sequence ATGGAGCAAAAAGAGCAAAGCTTTGAAGAAAAATTAGCCCTAGCAGATAAAATTTTAAACGATCTAAACAAAGATGATGTGAGCTTAGAAAATAGCATAAAGCTGCACGAACAGGGCAAAAAGCTACTAAATGAGGCAAGAGAAATTTTAGAAAACGCAAAACTTAGCATAAAGCAGGTGGATGATGAGTAG
- the metX gene encoding homoserine O-acetyltransferase MetX yields MLDLQTRTIKFNEPLYLESGRMLSNFKLIYETYGTLNADKSNVIVICHALTGSHHAAGTYSGDEKAGWWDGLIGSKKAVDTDKFYVICVNILGSCFGSTSPLSVDRSSGKEYRLNFPVLAISDVVKAQMRLFSELGITRARAVIGGSLGGMQALCYAIEFPEFAQDIIMLASTYQTKPWAIAFNKIAIEAILNDENFKNGEYDADFIRKNGLKGMAYGRMAGHISFLSPDSMDEKFGRNYVETDGLYELSGRFQVDRYMEYNGYNFPKRFDPLSYLYIVKMMNIFDCTRHYDNLKDALAPIKANLHLIAFKGDLLFPPSCMREIYDALCQMGREAKTNFVEIDSNYGHDAFLVEIEKFDGYIKNILKG; encoded by the coding sequence GTGTTAGACCTGCAAACTAGAACTATTAAATTTAACGAGCCACTCTATCTTGAGAGTGGCCGTATGCTATCAAATTTCAAGCTTATTTATGAGACTTACGGCACGTTAAATGCCGATAAAAGCAACGTTATCGTGATCTGTCACGCCTTAACTGGCTCGCACCACGCAGCTGGCACTTACTCAGGCGATGAGAAAGCTGGCTGGTGGGACGGGCTAATAGGCAGCAAAAAGGCGGTCGATACCGATAAATTTTACGTTATCTGTGTAAATATCTTAGGCTCGTGCTTTGGCTCGACCTCGCCGCTAAGCGTGGATAGAAGTAGTGGCAAAGAGTATCGGCTAAATTTCCCTGTCCTTGCCATAAGCGACGTGGTAAAGGCGCAGATGAGGCTATTTAGCGAGCTTGGCATCACAAGGGCAAGAGCCGTGATAGGCGGTAGTCTTGGCGGTATGCAGGCACTTTGCTACGCCATAGAGTTTCCAGAATTTGCGCAAGATATCATAATGCTTGCAAGCACCTATCAGACTAAGCCTTGGGCGATAGCGTTTAACAAGATCGCCATTGAAGCCATTTTAAACGATGAAAATTTCAAAAACGGCGAATACGACGCGGATTTTATAAGAAAAAATGGTCTAAAAGGCATGGCTTACGGCAGGATGGCAGGGCATATCAGCTTCTTAAGCCCTGATAGCATGGATGAGAAATTTGGACGAAACTACGTAGAAACTGACGGCCTTTACGAGCTTTCTGGGCGCTTTCAGGTGGATCGCTACATGGAGTACAACGGCTACAACTTTCCAAAGAGGTTTGATCCGCTAAGCTACCTATACATCGTAAAGATGATGAATATCTTTGACTGCACAAGACACTATGACAACCTAAAAGACGCCCTTGCGCCGATCAAAGCAAATTTGCACCTTATCGCATTTAAAGGCGATCTGCTCTTTCCGCCAAGCTGCATGAGAGAAATTTATGACGCACTTTGCCAGATGGGGCGGGAGGCAAAGACAAATTTTGTAGAGATAGATAGCAACTACGGCCACGACGCCTTTTTGGTCGAGATAGAAAAATTTGATGGATATATAAAAAATATATTAAAAGGATAG
- the guaB gene encoding IMP dehydrogenase encodes MKIVKRALTFEDVLLVPQYSEILPKQVDVKTRISKNVTLNIPIVSAAMDTVTEHRTAIMMARLGGIGVIHKNMDIESQAKEVKRVKKSESGVIIDPIFINPEATVAEALSLMSDLHISGVPVIDKDRKLIGILTNRDLRFETNMSTLVKDRMTKAPLITAPKGCTLDDAEKIFSQNRVEKLPIVDKDGRLDGLITIKDLKKRKEYPNANKDSYGRLRVAAAIGVGQIDRAKALVDAGVDVIVIDSAHGHSKGIIDTLKEVKANFNVDVIAGNIANPAAVKDLAEAGADGIKVGIGPGSICTTRIVAGVGVPQISAIDDCASEAAKYGIPVIADGGLKYSGDVAKALAAGAACVMAGSLLAGCEESPGELITFQGRQYKVYRGMGSIGAMTKGSSDRYFQEGTAQDKLVPEGIEGRVPFAGSIKDVIHQLIGGLRSAMGYVGAKDIPTLQERAEFVEITSAGLKESHVHDVVITHEAPNYKVN; translated from the coding sequence ATGAAGATAGTAAAGAGAGCTTTAACGTTTGAAGATGTGCTTCTTGTACCGCAGTACTCTGAAATTTTGCCAAAGCAAGTTGATGTCAAAACCAGGATCAGCAAAAATGTCACGCTAAATATCCCGATCGTCTCTGCTGCGATGGATACGGTGACTGAGCATAGAACTGCTATTATGATGGCGAGGCTCGGCGGTATCGGCGTCATCCACAAAAATATGGATATCGAAAGCCAAGCAAAAGAGGTCAAACGCGTCAAAAAAAGCGAAAGTGGCGTCATCATCGATCCTATCTTTATAAATCCAGAAGCGACCGTGGCTGAAGCTCTAAGCCTTATGTCAGATCTTCATATTTCAGGCGTTCCAGTCATCGACAAGGACCGTAAACTAATAGGAATTTTAACAAACCGCGACTTGAGATTTGAGACAAATATGAGCACTTTGGTAAAAGACCGCATGACAAAAGCACCGCTTATCACTGCACCAAAGGGCTGCACGCTTGATGATGCGGAGAAAATTTTCTCTCAAAACAGGGTTGAAAAGCTACCTATCGTCGATAAAGACGGCAGACTTGACGGACTTATCACCATAAAAGATCTAAAAAAACGCAAAGAGTATCCAAATGCAAATAAAGACAGCTACGGCAGACTTCGCGTGGCTGCGGCTATTGGCGTTGGTCAGATAGACCGCGCTAAAGCGCTAGTTGACGCTGGCGTAGATGTCATCGTCATCGACTCAGCTCACGGCCACTCAAAGGGCATCATCGACACTTTAAAAGAGGTAAAAGCAAATTTTAATGTCGATGTCATAGCTGGCAATATCGCAAATCCAGCAGCTGTAAAAGACCTAGCAGAAGCAGGAGCGGACGGCATAAAAGTGGGCATCGGACCAGGATCTATTTGTACCACAAGGATCGTTGCTGGCGTTGGTGTGCCTCAAATTTCAGCGATTGACGACTGCGCAAGCGAAGCAGCGAAATATGGCATCCCAGTTATCGCAGATGGCGGTCTAAAATACTCAGGTGACGTGGCAAAAGCCCTTGCAGCAGGTGCAGCTTGCGTTATGGCTGGTAGCTTACTTGCAGGTTGTGAAGAGAGTCCAGGCGAGCTTATAACATTCCAAGGTCGCCAGTATAAAGTCTATCGCGGCATGGGCTCAATAGGCGCTATGACAAAGGGCAGCTCTGACCGCTACTTTCAAGAGGGCACCGCTCAAGACAAGCTTGTGCCTGAAGGCATCGAAGGCCGTGTGCCATTTGCTGGCAGCATAAAAGATGTGATCCATCAGCTAATAGGCGGCCTAAGAAGTGCTATGGGCTATGTTGGCGCAAAAGACATCCCAACTCTTCAAGAAAGAGCTGAATTTGTCGAGATAACAAGCGCAGGACTAAAAGAGAGCCACGTCCACGACGTAGTTATCACTCACGAGGCACCAAACTACAAAGTTAATTAG
- the gatA gene encoding Asp-tRNA(Asn)/Glu-tRNA(Gln) amidotransferase subunit GatA, giving the protein MVTLKEALKFSAEEIKNLRAELEAKIIKEKELGAYVEQLANLEIAKLGEGVPIAIKDNIQVKGWNVTSASKILQGYVAPYNATVIEKLLSKNLAPFGRTNMDEFAMGSTTESSFYGKTLNPLNHAHVPGGSSGGSAAAVAAGLAVAALGSDTGGSIRQPAAFCGCVGLKPTYGRVSRYGLGAYSSSLDQIGPIAQNVEDAAILYDAIAGHDPKDSTSADVPFVSVSDKIDGNKKLKICVIKNYVENASEQTKVALNLAIEKLKSHGHSVTYTNFEDSKYDVATYYIIATAEASANLSRYDGVRYGRRADARNLKELYVNSRSEGFGEEVKRRILLGTFVLSSGYYDAYYIKAQKARAHIKAQYEKILEENDLIFMPVAPSTAYKFGAHSDPLQAYLSDIYTISVNLAGLPAISVPVGKDGQNLNVSAQLIAKAWDEQTLINGAKSLENLIKG; this is encoded by the coding sequence GTGGTAACTTTGAAAGAAGCTTTAAAATTTTCAGCTGAAGAGATAAAAAATTTAAGAGCCGAGCTTGAGGCAAAGATCATAAAAGAAAAAGAGCTTGGTGCTTATGTCGAGCAGCTAGCAAATTTAGAGATCGCGAAACTAGGCGAGGGCGTGCCTATCGCTATAAAAGACAACATCCAAGTAAAAGGCTGGAATGTAACAAGTGCTTCAAAAATTTTGCAAGGCTATGTGGCACCATATAATGCAACTGTCATTGAGAAGCTACTTAGCAAAAATTTAGCTCCATTTGGCCGCACAAATATGGACGAATTTGCGATGGGAAGCACGACTGAGAGCTCATTTTACGGCAAAACACTAAACCCACTAAATCACGCTCACGTCCCAGGTGGCAGTAGTGGCGGCTCAGCAGCAGCAGTCGCAGCAGGCCTTGCAGTAGCTGCACTTGGTAGCGATACTGGTGGCTCGATCCGCCAACCAGCGGCATTTTGTGGATGCGTAGGGCTTAAGCCAACTTACGGCAGAGTGAGTAGATACGGCCTTGGTGCTTACTCAAGCAGTCTTGATCAAATAGGCCCAATCGCTCAAAACGTAGAAGACGCAGCCATTTTATATGACGCGATCGCTGGACATGATCCAAAGGATAGCACGAGCGCAGATGTGCCATTTGTTAGCGTTAGCGACAAGATAGACGGCAACAAAAAACTAAAAATTTGCGTCATCAAAAACTACGTCGAAAACGCAAGCGAGCAGACAAAAGTCGCTTTAAATTTAGCTATAGAAAAACTAAAATCACACGGCCACAGCGTAACTTACACAAATTTTGAAGACTCGAAATATGACGTCGCAACCTACTACATAATAGCAACTGCAGAAGCAAGTGCAAATTTAAGCCGCTACGATGGCGTGAGATACGGCAGACGCGCGGATGCTAGAAATTTAAAAGAGCTATATGTAAATTCACGCTCAGAAGGCTTTGGCGAAGAGGTAAAAAGAAGAATTTTGCTTGGTACATTTGTATTAAGTAGCGGATACTACGATGCTTATTACATCAAAGCGCAAAAAGCAAGAGCGCATATAAAAGCTCAGTACGAGAAAATTTTAGAAGAAAATGACCTTATCTTCATGCCAGTTGCTCCAAGCACAGCTTATAAATTTGGAGCACACAGCGATCCGCTTCAGGCCTATCTAAGCGACATCTACACGATCAGCGTAAATTTAGCAGGCCTACCAGCTATCTCTGTGCCAGTTGGCAAAGATGGTCAAAATTTAAACGTGAGCGCCCAGCTTATCGCGAAAGCGTGGGACGAACAGACCTTGATAAATGGTGCTAAGAGCCTAGAAAATTTAATAAAAGGATAA
- the ileS gene encoding isoleucine--tRNA ligase encodes MDYKETLLLPETNFPMRGNLPQNEPQRLKSWYEDRKVYEKMKKNRQNAVKNFNIHDGPPYANGHLHIGHALNKILKDIITKTHYFYGENVRYVPGWDCHGLPIEQQVEVKLGDKKKELSKVEIRELCRQHAREFIDIQRNEFKSLGIIGDFENPYMTMKFEFEADIYKALCEIAKKGLLVERSKPVYWSWAARSALAEAEVEYEEKEDYSIYVAFEFDGDALEKLGVKEASAVIWTTTPWTLPANQAISLNPDEIYVLTAENLIFAKPLLESIVESGLSKGEVKKEFKSSLLENTHAINPLNGRKSRFLLGDHVMMDGGTGLVHTAPGHGEDDYYVCLKYGFSEILMPVDDGGCYDESLKHHGLFRSDVVDEFVGMHIFKANEKILELLGKNLLSVSKFRHSYPFCWRTHKPVIYRATKQWFIAMDEAKLGGKTLRQTALKELEKVKFYPSVGIKRIGSMIENRPDWCISRQRDWGVPIAFFRDKATKEVIFDSEILDHIAGIFKEKGADAWWALSIDELLPKGTKYKAENLEKVMDILDVWFDSGSTWHAVLQSDNYDAGKYPASMYLEGSDQHRGWFQSSLLVSTAINSHAPYESILTHGFTVDAKGEKMSKSKGNVIAPQDVAKTHGVEILRLWVGMSDYSSDLKISEDILKQISEQYRKIRNTIRFLLANVNDLESLNTEFNILDKWILARAKKVFDEASACFKNYDFSKGFNILLNFLSADLSGVYLDVCKDRLYCDAKDAPRRRSAQSAMAIITKALLPLIAPTLTYTVDEVMDYAPKIIKGEAKDAFDLVYEPIKFDLSFEDELLFASREKFNEIVDVLKKDKKIKSTLELSLETTNHNITSYDEREVADLYMVSSVRAYDDSEPLAEFELEGDKFKIIASNLHKCPRCWKFNASKEDALCPRCEEVISAK; translated from the coding sequence ATGGACTATAAAGAGACACTTTTACTCCCAGAGACAAATTTCCCGATGCGCGGAAATCTTCCACAAAATGAACCACAAAGACTAAAATCATGGTACGAAGACCGCAAGGTTTACGAAAAAATGAAGAAAAACCGCCAAAATGCGGTTAAAAACTTCAACATCCACGACGGCCCTCCGTATGCAAACGGACACCTACACATCGGCCACGCGTTAAATAAAATTTTAAAAGATATCATCACAAAAACGCACTATTTTTACGGCGAAAACGTCCGCTACGTGCCAGGCTGGGACTGCCACGGCTTGCCGATCGAGCAGCAAGTCGAAGTAAAGCTTGGCGATAAGAAAAAAGAGCTTAGCAAGGTCGAGATCAGGGAGCTTTGCAGGCAGCATGCGAGAGAATTTATAGACATTCAGCGAAATGAATTTAAAAGCCTTGGCATCATCGGCGACTTTGAAAATCCATACATGACGATGAAATTTGAGTTTGAGGCTGACATCTACAAAGCACTTTGCGAGATCGCTAAAAAAGGGCTTTTGGTTGAAAGAAGCAAGCCAGTTTATTGGAGCTGGGCGGCTAGATCGGCGCTAGCTGAAGCTGAGGTTGAGTACGAGGAGAAAGAGGACTACTCTATTTACGTAGCGTTTGAGTTTGATGGAGATGCACTAGAAAAGCTTGGCGTAAAAGAGGCAAGCGCTGTCATCTGGACGACCACCCCTTGGACACTTCCAGCAAATCAAGCCATAAGCCTAAATCCAGATGAAATTTACGTCCTAACGGCTGAAAATTTGATCTTTGCAAAGCCACTACTTGAGAGTATTGTGGAAAGCGGTCTAAGCAAGGGCGAGGTCAAAAAAGAGTTTAAATCAAGCCTACTTGAAAACACTCACGCGATAAATCCACTAAACGGCAGAAAATCGCGATTTTTACTAGGCGATCACGTCATGATGGATGGTGGTACCGGACTTGTTCACACAGCTCCGGGACACGGTGAGGACGACTACTACGTTTGCTTGAAATATGGCTTTAGTGAAATTTTGATGCCGGTTGATGATGGCGGCTGCTATGATGAGAGCCTAAAACATCACGGACTATTTAGAAGTGACGTGGTAGATGAGTTTGTCGGTATGCACATCTTTAAAGCAAATGAGAAAATTTTAGAGCTACTTGGCAAAAATCTACTTAGCGTCTCTAAATTTAGACACTCTTATCCATTTTGCTGGAGAACACATAAGCCTGTTATTTATAGAGCTACAAAGCAGTGGTTTATAGCTATGGACGAGGCTAAACTTGGTGGCAAAACGCTTAGACAAACAGCGCTAAAAGAGCTTGAAAAGGTTAAATTCTACCCAAGCGTGGGCATAAAAAGAATAGGCTCGATGATAGAAAATCGCCCAGACTGGTGTATCTCTCGTCAGCGTGACTGGGGCGTGCCGATCGCGTTTTTCAGAGATAAAGCGACAAAAGAAGTTATATTTGATAGTGAAATTTTAGACCACATCGCAGGCATTTTCAAAGAAAAAGGCGCTGATGCGTGGTGGGCGCTAAGTATAGACGAGCTTTTGCCAAAGGGCACAAAATACAAGGCTGAAAATTTAGAAAAAGTGATGGACATCCTTGATGTTTGGTTTGATAGCGGCTCGACATGGCATGCAGTCTTACAAAGCGACAACTACGACGCTGGCAAATACCCTGCAAGCATGTATCTAGAAGGCTCAGATCAGCACCGCGGCTGGTTTCAAAGCTCGCTTCTAGTAAGCACAGCTATAAATTCTCACGCACCTTATGAGAGCATCCTAACTCACGGCTTTACTGTCGATGCCAAGGGCGAGAAAATGAGCAAGAGCAAGGGCAACGTCATCGCTCCACAAGACGTGGCTAAGACTCACGGCGTGGAAATTTTACGCCTTTGGGTTGGCATGAGTGATTATTCAAGCGATTTAAAGATAAGTGAAGATATATTAAAACAAATCAGCGAGCAATACCGCAAAATCCGCAACACGATCCGCTTCTTGCTAGCAAACGTAAATGATCTTGAGAGCCTAAATACAGAGTTTAATATCCTTGATAAATGGATACTAGCACGCGCTAAAAAGGTCTTTGACGAGGCAAGTGCTTGCTTTAAAAACTACGACTTTTCAAAGGGCTTTAACATCCTTTTAAATTTCCTATCAGCCGATCTTAGTGGCGTATATCTTGACGTTTGCAAAGATAGGCTTTACTGCGATGCAAAAGACGCCCCAAGAAGAAGATCAGCTCAAAGTGCGATGGCGATCATCACAAAGGCACTTTTGCCACTCATCGCTCCAACGCTTACTTACACCGTTGATGAGGTGATGGACTATGCTCCAAAGATCATCAAAGGCGAGGCAAAAGACGCGTTTGACCTAGTCTATGAACCAATCAAATTTGACCTTAGCTTTGAAGATGAGCTGCTTTTTGCCAGCAGAGAGAAATTTAACGAGATCGTGGACGTTCTTAAGAAGGACAAAAAGATAAAATCAACCCTAGAGCTAAGTCTAGAGACCACAAACCACAACATCACAAGCTACGACGAGCGCGAAGTGGCCGATCTTTACATGGTAAGCTCGGTTAGAGCTTATGATGATAGCGAGCCACTAGCCGAGTTTGAGCTTGAGGGTGATAAATTTAAGATCATAGCAAGCAACCTTCACAAATGCCCAAGATGCTGGAAATTTAATGCTAGCAAAGAAGATGCGCTATGCCCAAGATGTGAAGAGGTCATAAGTGCTAAGTGA
- a CDS encoding CinA family protein encodes MRQSILIIGEDLEINREFLNYIFQSYEDHFGELGVVIFAPKNSKELPFIIENLSKDYDFVSIFGSDENFAIAAKIIATLTGGSLELKDSTTLALKDSLDYSKNSFLASLNNAQINLIKANPNEELGEFLIDFKPDFSYFHLIDIDADSAKILMMPLAKTYEVDITLAQILPNLILIKAKSNKFGQIESFLQGVKTLFSQKFIPQKDVIAFVANKLMQKGLKISFAESCTAGLAAAKFARYSGVSASFDGSLVTYANHIKHEWLGVEDEILDTYGAVSEPCVKAMVKGALSATNADFALAISGIAGPGGGTASKPVGTVYVAAGDRNGNIEVERLLLKGDRNYVREQSVLSAYLCLLRLKSEIFFA; translated from the coding sequence ATGAGACAAAGTATCTTGATAATAGGCGAAGATCTTGAGATAAATAGAGAATTTCTAAACTACATTTTTCAAAGTTACGAGGATCATTTTGGCGAGCTTGGAGTGGTCATTTTTGCTCCAAAAAATAGCAAAGAGCTGCCTTTTATCATCGAAAATTTATCAAAAGATTACGACTTTGTAAGCATTTTTGGCTCGGATGAAAATTTTGCCATTGCCGCAAAGATCATAGCCACTCTAACTGGGGGCTCACTCGAGCTAAAAGATAGCACGACACTTGCACTTAAAGATAGCTTAGACTACTCAAAAAATAGCTTTTTAGCCAGCCTAAATAACGCTCAGATAAATCTCATAAAAGCTAATCCAAACGAAGAACTTGGCGAGTTTTTGATTGATTTCAAGCCTGATTTTAGCTACTTTCACCTCATTGACATAGATGCTGATAGTGCTAAAATCCTTATGATGCCACTTGCTAAAACTTACGAGGTCGATATCACTCTTGCGCAAATCCTACCAAATTTGATACTAATCAAAGCAAAAAGCAACAAATTTGGCCAGATCGAGAGCTTTTTGCAAGGGGTAAAAACGCTATTTTCACAAAAATTTATTCCACAAAAAGATGTGATTGCCTTCGTGGCAAACAAACTTATGCAAAAAGGGTTAAAAATTTCATTTGCCGAGTCTTGCACGGCTGGGCTGGCGGCAGCTAAATTTGCAAGATACAGTGGTGTTTCAGCTAGCTTTGATGGCTCCTTGGTAACCTACGCAAACCATATAAAGCACGAGTGGCTAGGCGTTGAGGATGAAATTTTAGATACTTACGGAGCCGTGAGCGAGCCTTGCGTAAAAGCGATGGTAAAAGGCGCACTAAGCGCGACAAATGCGGACTTTGCGCTTGCTATTAGCGGTATCGCAGGACCTGGTGGGGGCACAGCCAGCAAGCCAGTTGGCACGGTATATGTCGCAGCTGGCGATAGAAATGGCAACATCGAGGTTGAGAGGCTTCTTTTAAAAGGGGATCGCAACTACGTTAGAGAGCAAAGCGTGCTAAGTGCCTATCTATGCCTACTACGTCTAAAAAGTGAGATATTTTTTGCTTAA
- a CDS encoding LolA family protein — protein MRKIALFLAIFISCFGYELGELKNMVKTDGVSGNFTQTKSLAGFNKNIKSSGEFRLENGGLYWDTLEPVVSKVFINKDGIFKNENGELEKTSANFDEKLFLAIISLDENELRKEFDIKTSGSLKEWSIELSPKNLLFKQIFKSIKISGDEAVKKIELDEVSGDKTINEFSLK, from the coding sequence ATGAGAAAAATAGCTCTTTTTTTAGCCATTTTTATATCTTGCTTTGGCTATGAGCTGGGTGAGCTTAAAAATATGGTAAAGACTGATGGCGTAAGCGGAAATTTCACGCAGACAAAGAGCCTGGCTGGCTTTAACAAAAACATAAAAAGCTCGGGCGAGTTTAGACTAGAAAATGGCGGTCTTTACTGGGATACTCTAGAGCCAGTCGTCTCAAAGGTTTTTATAAATAAAGATGGCATTTTCAAAAACGAAAATGGCGAGCTTGAAAAGACGAGCGCAAATTTTGACGAAAAGCTATTTCTTGCTATCATCAGCCTCGATGAAAACGAGCTTAGGAAAGAATTTGATATAAAAACAAGTGGCAGCCTAAAAGAGTGGAGCATAGAGCTAAGCCCTAAAAATTTACTCTTTAAACAAATTTTTAAATCCATAAAGATAAGCGGCGATGAGGCGGTAAAAAAGATCGAGCTTGACGAGGTAAGCGGAGATAAAACGATAAATGAGTTTAGTCTAAAATGA
- a CDS encoding acyl-CoA thioesterase — MEISHVSTFKVAFFDVDSMEVMWHGNYVKYLEMARCELLDKLGYNYIAMKKDGYAFPIVKLDVKYVRPAFFNDVIKVTTTLGECETFLKFHYLIENERGEKLSEANTAQAVIDMKSLQTYFEMPEALKKAIEAYNKKEKI; from the coding sequence GTGGAAATTTCACACGTTAGCACATTTAAAGTGGCGTTTTTTGATGTTGATAGCATGGAGGTGATGTGGCATGGCAACTACGTCAAGTACCTAGAAATGGCACGCTGCGAACTACTTGACAAGCTAGGGTACAACTACATCGCTATGAAAAAAGATGGCTACGCCTTTCCTATCGTAAAACTTGACGTAAAGTACGTCCGCCCAGCCTTTTTTAACGACGTTATAAAGGTTACGACGACGCTTGGTGAGTGCGAAACATTTTTGAAATTTCACTACCTTATAGAAAATGAAAGGGGCGAAAAACTAAGCGAGGCAAATACAGCCCAAGCAGTCATCGACATGAAGAGCTTGCAAACTTACTTTGAGATGCCTGAAGCCCTAAAAAAGGCGATCGAAGCTTATAATAAAAAGGAGAAAATATGA